The following DNA comes from Kaistia sp. 32K.
CGCATCTCGTTCCACAATGACGAGCAGGTGTACATGCACGACACGCCGCAGAAGGACATCTTCGGCCGCGAGCAGCGTTTCGATTCGTCGGGCTGCATCCGCGTCCAGAACGTCCGCCAGGTGATCGGCTGGCTGCTGCGCGACACGCCCGAATTCCCGCGCGAGCGCATCGACCAGATCTTCAAGTCCGGCGAGCAGGTCAACGTCAATCCGAAGCCGGAAGTGCCGCTCTACCTGCAGTACATCAGCGCCTGGGCGATGGCCGACGGCGTCACCCATTTCCGCGACGACATCTACAATCGCGACGGCATCGGCCAGCTCGCACTGCAGTAGCCGCCGCGCATCTGACACGGCCGTTCCGGGCGATCGTCCGGAACGGCACCGTTAATTCGAGGGCCGAATGAGGCCCTTTTTCTTGGCGTCTACCCCCACATATGGTACGTCGCCCGGGTTCCGGACGACGAGCCGACTCTGGCTCGATCCGGCACCGACAACAGGATGGACCGCCCCATGTCTCTGACGGATCGCGCCGACAGCCTTTCCTCGACCTCCGCCTTCTTCAACCGGACCCTCGCCGAGGCCGATCCGGAAATTGCCGATGCCATCGGTAAGGAGCTCGGTCGCCAGCAGCATGAAATCGAACTGATCGCTTCGGAGAACATCGTCTCGCGCGCCGTTCTGGAAGCGCAGGGTTCGGTGCTGACGAACAAGTACGCGGAAGGCTATCCGGGTAAGCGCTATTACGGCGGCTGCGAGTTCGTCGACATCGTCGAGACGCTCGCCATCGAGCGCGCCAAGAAGCTGTTCGACGCCGAATTCGTCAACGTCCAGCCGAATTCCGGCAGCCAGATGAACCAGGCCGTCTTCCTGGCGCTGCTGCAGCCGGGCGACACCTTCATGGGTCTCGACCTCGCCGCGGGTGGACATCTCACCCATGGCTCGCAGGTCAACATGTCCGGCAAGTGGTTCAAGGTGGCGCCCTATGGCGTGCGCCGCGAGGACCAGCTGCTCGACTATGAAGAGATCCAGCGCATCGCCGAAGAGACCAAACCGAAGCTGATCATCGCCGGCGGCACGGCCTATTCGCGCATCTGGGACTTCAAGCGCTTCCGCGAGATCGCCGATTCGGTCGGCGCCTATCTGATGGTCGACATGGCGCATTTCGCCGGCCTCGTCGCCGGTGGCGCGCATCCGTCGCCGCTGCCGCATGCGCATGTCGTCACCACGACGACGCACAAGTCGCTGCGCGGCCCGCGCGGCGGCATGATCCTGACCAATGACGAGGCGATCGCCAAGAAGATCAACTCGGCCGTGTTCCCGGGACTGCAGGGCGGCCCGCTCATGCACGTCATCGCCGCCAAGGCCGTCGCCTTCGCCGAGGCGCTGCGTCCGGACTTCAAGCTTTACGCGAACGCCGTCGTCGAAAACGCGCGTGCGCTTGCGGAAACGCTGAAGGGCCAGGGCTTCGACATCGTTTCGGGCGGCACCGACAACCACCTGATGCTCGTCGACCTGCGTCCGAAGCAGGTCAAGGGCAACGTGTCGGAGAAGGCGCTCGTCCGCGCCGGCCTGACCTGCAACAAGAACGGCATTCCGTACGATCCGGAGAAGCCCTTCGTCACCTCCGGCATCCGTCTCGGCACGCCGGCGGCGACCACGCGCGGCTTCGGCGTCGCGGAATTCCAGGAAGTCGGCCGCCTGATCGCCGAAGTCCTGGGCGCCGTTTCGCAGTCGGAAGATGGTTCGGCTCCGCTCGTCGAAGCCTCGGTCAAGGAACGCGTTCACGCGCTGACCGCGCGCTTCCCGATTTACTCCTGATCGGAACAGCCCATGCGTTGTCCCTATTGCGGCAGCGACGATACGCAGGTGAAGGACTCCCGCCCGTCGGAGGACAATACGTCCATCCGGCGGCGCCGGGTCTGCGCGGATTGCGGCGGTCGGTTCACGACCTTCGAGCGCATCCAGCTGCGCGAGTTGACCGTCGTGAAGAAGAGCGGGCGGCGCGTTCCCTTTGATCGGGACAAGCTGATGCGGTCCGTCCAGGTCGCGCTGCGCAAGCGGCCGGTCGATCCGGAGCGCGTCGAGCGCATGATCAACGGTGTCGTCCGCCAGCTGGAAAGCAGCGGCGAAAGCGAGATCAACGCCGAGCAGATCGGCGTCTATGTCATGGAGGCCCTGAAGGGTCTCGATGACGTCGCCTATGTGCGGTTCGCCTCGGTCTATCGCAATTTCCGCGAAGCCAAGGACTTCTCGACCGTCCTCGACGAGCTCTCGGCTCAGGACGCGCTGGAAGTCGACACGCGCGATTAAGACTTTGGCGCGTCGCTCCGGCGTCGCGCCAAAACCAATCTGCGGGGGTACGGATGGCGACAGAGCGGACCGCGAGCGCCGATCCCGAGATGGACCGCCGGCTGATGGCCGTCGCGCTCCGCCTCGGGCGCCGCAATCTGGGCTCCACCGCGCCGGCGCCCGCCGTCGGCACCCTGGTCGTCGGCTTTGAGGCGGAAGGCCCCGTCATCGTCGGTCGCGGCGCGACCGGCGACGACGGCACGTCGCAGGCCGAGATCGCCGCCCTAACAGCGGCCGGAGCGGCCGCGCGCGGCGCCACCGTCTATACGACGCTCGAACCCTCGCCCAATCCGCTCGATGGCGTTTCCGCCGTCGAGGCCCTGATCTCCGCCGGGGTCGCGCGCGTCATCAGCGCGCTCGAAAATCCCGATCCCCGCGTCGCCGGGCGCGGCCATGCGCAATTGCGCGATGCAGGCATCGCCGTCGTAACCGGCGTGCTGGGCGACGAAGCGCGGCGGCTGCATGCCGGGCCGATCTCTGTGCTCGCGGCCGGCCGTCCTCATGTCACGCTCAAGCTCGCGGTTTCGGCTGACGGCATGATCGGCCGGCTGGCGGGCGAGCGCATGCTGGTCTCGGGCCGCGAGGCGTTCGCCCGGCTGCAGACCATGCGCATCGAGGCCGACGCCACTTTGATCGGCATCGGCACGGCGCTCGTCGACGATCCGAGCCTGACGGTCCGTGTGCCCGGGCTTCGCGCCCATTCGCCGATCCGCATCGTCCTCGATACGCAGGCGCGGCTGTCGCCGACCTCTTCGCTCGTCAAAGGCGCGGGCGACACCGCGCTCTGGCTCGTCACCTCCTCGGAAGCGCCGCTCTCCAACCGCGATCGGCTGGCAGCAGCGGGCGTCGAGGTGATCAACGTCGGCACGGGATCCGGCGGCGTCGACATCGAGGCGGCGCTCCGTCTGCTTGCCGAGCGCGGCGTCACGCGCCTGCTGGTCGAGGGCGGCGCCAAGGTCGCGGCGTCACTGCTCCATCGCGGGCTGCTCGACGAAGTGGTGCTGTTTCACGCGCCGGTGGTCGTCGGTCCGGATGGTGTCCGGGCTCTTGCCGGCGGCGCGCTCTCGGCGATCGAGCGCAGTCCGCGGTTCCGCCGCATCGAGGAAACGCGTCTGGGCGAGGATCGCATGGTCCGATACGAAAGGTCTGTCTGAATGTTCACGGGTATCATCTCCGACGTCGGCAAGGTCACGGCGGTGGAGCGTCGCAACGACGTCAACAAGATCACCATCGACAGCGTCTATGACGCCGCGACGATCGCCATCGGCGCCTCGATCGCCTGCGCGGGCGTCTGCCTGACGGTGATCTCGATCGACCCGCGGCCCGACGGACGCACGCGCTTCGATGTCGAGGCGGCGCCCGAGACGCTGGCGCTGACCGAGGTCGGTCACTGGGAAGAGGGCACCGAGATCAATCTCGAGCGCGCGCTCAAGCTCGGCGACGAGCTCGGCGGCCACATGGTCTCCGGCCATGTCGACGGCCTGGCGACCATCGTCAGCCGCGAGGATCTCGGCGAGACCACGCGCTTCGTCTTCGAGGCGCCATCGGAACTCGCGCGCTTCATCGCCACCAAGGGCTCGGTCGCGCTCGACGGGACGTCGCTGACGGTCAACTGGGTCGAGGGCAACCGCTTCTCGGTGCTGCTCATCCCGCACACGCTCGCCACCGGCGTGACGACCTGGGGTGCACGCCAGCCCGGCGACCGCATTCATCTCGAGGTCGACCAGATGGCGCGCTATGTGGCGCGACTGACGGAAGCCGCGTAAGCTCCGCTCGACCCGGCCAGGGCGCGAGACACACACCGCCATGACCGCAGCCATGCTGTGCCGCCCGTGTGGGCGGACGCCGGCTGCGGCGTTCTTTTCCCTTTACAGCGCATGGACCGCATGGTTCACCTGCCGCCCAATCCGATCCGGGTGACCGGTCAAACAGAGAGCTTCGACATGAGCGAATCGGCCCCCCACCTCCTCGTCATCGATGCCCGTTTCTACGAGGACATCTCGGACGAGCTCTTCAATGGCGCCAAGGCGGCGATCGAGGCGGCAGGCGCCACCTTCGAGCGCATCTCCGTGCCGGGCGTTCTGGAGATTCCGGCGGCCCTCTCGATGGCGCTGGCCGCGATGGATGAAGACGAGGTCAATTATGACGGCTTCGTCGTGCTCGGCTGCGTGATCCGTGGCGAGACCTCGCACTACGACATCGTCGCGAACGAGTCGGCCCGCGCCATCATGGACATGGCCGTCATCGAGTCGCTGGCGATCGGCAACGGCATCCTGACCGTCGAGAACGACGACCAGGCCTATGCCCGCGCGCGCGTCGCCGAGAAGAACAAGGGCGGCGCCGCGGCCGAGGCTGCTCTCGCCATGGTCGCCCTCCGCAACAAATTCGGTCTGTGACGATGGCGGCACCCGACAAGGCTCCGCAGACGGCGCGGACCTTCCGACCGGCGAACCAGCGGGGCGCTGCCCGGCTGGCGGCCGTGCAGGCGCTGTACCAGCTCGACGTCGGCGGCGCTTCGCTGACCGAGGTCGTGGCCGAGTTCGAGAACTACCGGCTCGGCAAGGAGCTCGACGGCGACCAGTATCGCGACGCCGACGCGGCCTTCTTCCGCGACATCATCGCCGGCGTGGTGCGCGAACAGCGTAACCTCGACCCGGCGATCCATGTCTCGCTGACGCCGGACTGGCCCCTGAAGCGGATCGACGTGACGCTGCGCGCCATCCTGCGCTGCGGCACCTACGAGCTGATCGGCCGCAAGGACGTGCCGGCCCGTGTCGTCATCACCGAGTATGTCGACATCGCCCGCGCCTTCTTCGGCGTCGGCGACGAGGCGGGCATGGTCAACGGCGTTCTCGATACCGTCGCCCGCAAGCTGCGCGGCGAAGAGTTCGGCGACGCTTCGACCAACGACAAGGGCTGAGCATGGCGGAGCAGGGTGGACGACCCGGCGAGTTCGGGATGATCGCCCGCTATCTGCGTCCGCTGGCCGACGAGCCCGGCGCTTTCGGCCTGACCGACGACGCGGCGCTGCTGCGTCCGGAACCCGGCTTCGACCTCGTCCTGACCAAGGACATGGTCGCCGCCGGCGTGCACTTCTTCCCGGACGATCCGCCGGCCTCGATCGCCAGGAAGGCGCTCCGCGTCAATCTCTCCGACCTCGCCGCCAAGGGTGCGACGCCGATCGGCTATCTGCTCGGCCTCGCTTTGCCCGCCGACTGGACGGAGGACTGGATGGCCGGCTTCTCCGCCGGTCTCGCGGAGGACCAGCAGCGCTACGGCATTCCGCTGCTCGGCGGCGACACGGTGAAATCCCCCGACGGACTGATGCTTTCGGTGACCGCGCTCGGCCAGGTGCCGGCCGGCGGCATCGTCCGCCGTGCCGGAGCGAAGGCCGGCGACGTCATCGTCGTCTCCGGCACGATCGGCGACGCGGCCCTCGGCCTGCGCCTCCGCCTCGGCACGCTCGGCATGGACGCGGCGGGCGAGGGGGCGGCGCATCTGCTCGATCGCTACCTGCATCCGCAGCCGAGGCTTGGCCTCGCCGAGGCGGTCCGACAGTTCGCGCATGCGTCGCTCGACATTTCCGACGGCCTGATCGGCGATCTCGCCCATGTGACGGAGACCTCCGGCGTCTCGGCCATTGTCGAGGCCGCGCGCATTCCGCTGTCCGATGCCGCTCGCGCACTCGCCGCGGTCGATCCGACCGTGCTCGCCAGCGTGCTTACCGGCGGCGACGACTACGAGATCCTGACGACGATGCCGGAGGCGCGGTTCGCGGACTATGCGAAAGCGGCCGCGCAAGCCGGCATCCCGGTGACGGTGATCGGCCGCATCGTCGAGGGGCAGGGCGCCCCTGTCGTTGTCGATGCCAACGGGAAACCAATTTCTCTCGGACGCGCCTCGCACGATCATTTCTGATCGTCGTTTCGATTCCTGCTAGATGATTCTGCCTGAGCGCAGGGCCTGCCGATTCCGGCGGCGTGCGCGGGGGAGCAGTCGTGGACAAGCAGGGTTCCCAGGATCTCGATCGCATCGTCCGGCGCAACGCCGGCGTCCTGATGGCCGCCAACGCCGTCAACGGCTCGATCCTGCCGATCGCCGTGACGCTCGGCGGCCTCGCCGGCGTCTACCTGCTCGGCCCGGACAAGTCGCTGGCGACGCTGCCGGTGACCGCCTCGACGGTCGGTTCCGCGCTGACCACGATTCCCGCTGCCATCCTGATGAGCCGGATCGGCCGGCGGAAGGGTTTTGTCATCGGCGCCGCCCCGGCGATCCTTGGCGGGCTGCTCGCGACCTTCGCGCTGATGCAGGGGCTGTTCTGGCTGTTCGCCGTCGCGCTCTTCTTCATCGGCATGTCGGGCGCCTTCAACCAGCAATACCGTTTCGCGGCGATCGACGCCGGCAGCCCGGCGGTACGCACCAAGGCGATGTCGCTCGTCATGGCGGGCGGCATCTTCTCCGGCATCATCGGGCCGCAGACGGTCATCCTGACCAATGACTGGCTCAGCCCCGTCATCTTCGCCGGCAGCTTCCTGGCGGCGGCGGGGCTCGGATGCATCGGGCTGCTGATCGCGAGCGGCATTCGCGACGTCGTGCCGCCGCGAGAGCTCCGGAGCCATGCCGACGGCCCGAAGGGGCGCCCGCTCCGCGTCATCGCGCGCCAGCCCCGCTTCATCGCGGCGGTGCTCTGCGGCATCTCGGCCTATGCGCTGATGTCGCTCGTCATGACAGCCGCGCCGCTCGCCATGGTCGGCTGCGGCCTGACCCAGAGCGACGCGGCGCTCGGCATCCAGTGGCATGTGCTGGCGATGTTCGGACCGAGCTTCTTCACCGGCCGGCTGATCGTCCGATTCGGCAAGGATCGAGTCGTCATCGCCGGTCTCGCACTGCTGACGGCCTGCGCGGTCGTGGGCATGTCCGGAATTTCGCTGGCGCATTTCTGGATCACGCTCATCCTGCTCGGCCTCGGCTGGAATCTGGGCTTCATCGGCGCCACGGCGATGCTGGCCGATACCTACCGTCCCGAGGAGCGGGGCAGGGTGCAGGGGCTGAACGATTTCCTCGTCTTAGGCGCGGCGGCGATCGCGTCGCTGCTGTCGGGAAAGCTCATCGGCGGCCCCGGCTGGGTGTTCATCAACCTCATCGTTTTCCCCGTCGTCACCCTCAGCCTGGCAGCGCTCGCTGGCTCGGTCCTGCTGCAGCGGCGCGCCGCTCAGGAGAAGACTTGACCCGCGCGTAAAGCCGTTCTCAACTCGCCATTACGGGGGGGAATTGCTGGGAGGAACGTTGCTCTTTCCCGCCGCACGGTTCAGCCGGCGCGGCGTCCTTGGGCGGCCGTAATAAAAGGCCGGCCAGAGGAGGAAAGTGGACGTGATCTATCTCATTATTCTATGTGCGTTGCTTGCGCTCGCCTATGGTGTATGGGCGACGCGGTCGGTCCTCGCGGCCGACGCCGGAACTGCCCGCATGCAAGAGATCGCAGCGGCCGTCCGCGAAGGCGCAAGCGCCTATCTCAAGCGGCAATATACGACCATTGCCATCGTCGGCGTGGTCATCTTCGTCATCGTTGCCTGGCTGCTGTCGCTGACGGTGGCGATCGGCTTCGCGATCGGCGCGGTGCTCTCCGGTCTCGCCGGCTTCATCGGCATGAACGTCTCGGTCCGGGCCAATGTCCGCACCGCGCAGGCGGCGACCAAGAGCCTCGCGGAAGGCCTCGAGATCGCGTTCAAGTCGGGCGCCATCACCGGCATGCTGGTGGCGGGCCTCGCCCTGCTCGGCGTCTCCGGCTACTACCTGATCCTGACCCGTTTCGCCGGTTTTTCGCCGGATGACCGCGTTGTCGTCAACGCGCTCGTCGCGCTCGGCTTCGGCGCGTCGCTGATCTCGATCTTCGCCCGCCTCGGCGGCGGCATCTTCACCAAGGGCGCGGATGTCGGCGGCGATCTCGTCGGCAAGGTCGAGGCCGGCATTCCGGAGGACGATCCGCGCAATCCGGCCACCATCGCCGACAATGTCGGCGACAATGTCGGCGATTGCGCCGGCATGGCGGCCGACCTGTTCGAAACCTATGTCGTGACGATCGTGGCAACGATGGTGCTGGCGACGATCTTCTTCGCGGCGTCGCCAGCCTTTGGCAGCATCATTCTCTTCCCGCTCGGGATCGGCGCCGCCTGCATCCTGACCTCGATCATCGGCACGTTCTTCGTCAAGCTGGGCGCGAACCAGTCGATCATGGGCGCGCTCTACAAGGGCTTCATCGCCTCCGCCGTGCTGTCGGTCATCGGCCTGGCGATCGCGACGCAGCTCCTGATCGGCTGGGGCGAGATCGGCACGGCGGCCGGGTTCACCATCACGGGCAAGAACCTCTTCTTCTGCGGCGTCATCGGTTTGGTCGTGACCGGGCTGATCGTCTGGATCACCGAATACTATACCGGCATCGGCTACCGGCCGGTGCGCTCGATCTCGCAGGCCTCGGTCACCGGCCACGGCACCAACGTCATCCAGGGCCTTGCCGTGTCGCTGGAATCGACGGCGCTGCCGACGCTCGTCATCGTCGCCGGCATCATCTCGACCTACTCGCTCGCAGGCCTGTTCGGCACCGCCGTCGCGGTCTCGACCATGCTCGGCCTCGCCGGCATGGTGGTGGCGCTCGATGCCTTCGGCCCGGTCACCGACAATGCCGGCGGCATTGCCGAAATGGCCGGCCTGCCGAAGGAGGTCCGCAAGTCGACCGACGCGCTCGACGCGGTCGGCAACACCACCAAGGCCGTGACCAAGGGCTATGCGATCGGTTCGGCCGGTCTCGGCGCCCTCGTGCTCTTCGCCGCCTACAACTACGACCTGACCCACTTCATCGCGGAGGCGAACAAGGAAGGCTCCACGACGTTCCAGTACTTCAAGGGCGTCATTCCGGACTTCACCCTATCCAATCCCTATGTCGTGGTCGGGCTGCTGCTCGGCGGCCTTATTCCCTATCTCTTCGGCGGCATCACCATGACCGCCGTGGGGCGCGCCGCCGGGTCGATCGTCGAGGAAGTGCGCCGGCAGTTCCGCGAGAAGCCGGGCATCATGGCCGGCACGGAGAAGCCGGATTACGGCCGCGCCGTCGACCTGCTGACCAAGGCGGCGATCAAGGAGATGATCGTCCCGTCGCTCCTGCCGGTTCTCGCCCCGATCGTCGTCTACTTCCTGATCTACTGGATCGCGGGCAAGAGCGAAGCCTTTTCAACCGTCGGCGCCATGCTGCTCGGCGTCATCGTGACGGGTCTCTTCGTCGCCATCTCGATGACCTCGGGCGGCGGCGCGTGGGACAATGCGAAGAAGTCGTTCGAGGACGGCTTCGTCGATTCGCACGGCCAGACCCACTACAAGGGTTCCGAAGCGCACAAGGCATCGGTGACGGGCGACACCGTCGGCGACCCCTACAAGGACACGGCCGGACCGGCCGTCAATCCGGCGATCAAGATCACCAACATCGTGGCCCTGCTGCTGCTCGCCGTCCTGGCGCAGTAGCGTCTTCGTCGCAGCCAAAGAAAAGGCCCTCTCCGCGTCGCGGGGAGGGCCTTCTGATTCTGGCTAGGCCGTCGTCAGCTCGATCAGCTGCCGAACGGGTTGCTGCCCATGCCGACGGTTCCGGTCAAGACCTGCTCCAGGAAGCCCTGGTCCTTGCCGCCGGTCGGCGTCGTCTGCGTGACGTAATCGAAGATCTTGCCGTCCTGGATGCCGTAATTGGCGACCTTTTCGACTTCGTTCTTCTTGTTGAAATAGACCGCGAGGATCTTCTGGTCGACGACCTTGCGGTTCATGAAGGCGACCGGCCGCTTCCGCGTCTGGCTGATGTAGTAATACACCTCGCCACCATAGTCGGCCGTGGTCGACGGCGAGCCGAGCACGATCTGGACCTGGTCACGGCTGGCGCCGATCGGGACCTGCTCGACTGCGTTGGGCGGAGGGACGTAGCCGGAGTGGTAGGTCTCGTTCAGACCGCCCAGGGTGCCGCCGGTTACCTTCGAGCAGCCCGATACCGCCACCAATGCGAGCGCGGCCAGCATGCCGACACTGGCGCGCCGAACGATTGGGCTGCTGGCCAAGCGTCGATCTCTCATGCCGAACTCCATTCCATTCTCCTCGCCCAGTCTCTGGGTTGGCAATCTCCCTAGCCTGCGCTAGGGCTCGTGGCAATCGTCCTTGCAAGGACAGGGGGCAGCACCATCTCAGACAGGAGAGCGCGGCCTTCCTGCCCGTGCGATCAAACCAGAATTCGGAGACCGGTCGAATGTTTCGCCGCCTGTTCGCTCGTAATCGCAGGAACGAGGCCATAGCATATTCGCTTTACGGCGCCATCGTGGCACAGGCGCGCGAACCGGTTCTCTATACCGAGTTCGCCGTGCCGGACACTCTGGATGGCCGTTTCGACATGGTCGTGCTGCACGGTTTCCTGCTGTTTCATCGCCTGAAGTCGGAGAGCGAAGCGGATCGGCAGGTCGGCCAGGACGTCTTCGACATTTTCCTGAAGGACATGGACGGCACGCTACGCGAGATGGGGGTCGGTGATATCTCGGTCCCGAAGAAGCTGAAGAAGATGGCGGAAGCCTTCTTCGGCCGGATCCGCGCCTATGACGAAGCGCTGGAAAGCGGCGATCACGCGGCGCTCGTGGACGCCATCGCCCGCAACGTGTTCCCGGACGGGGCGCCCGAGGGCGCGGCAGAGCGCATCGCCGACTATGCCGAATCGTCCGTTCGCTCGCTTTCGACTCAGACGTTCGATTCCATACTCTCGGGTCGACTCCACTACGCCTCCCTTTCATCCTCGCCCGCGGCAGCCTGATGACCGAACTTTCCCTCACCCGCAGTTTCGACGTTTCGCATCTCGGCAACGTCCCGCAGAATCAGCATGTCGTCGCCGGCGCGGCCGAGCGGCTGGCCATTCAGCGCGAATTCGACCTCCTCGACCTCACGAGCTTCGCGGCCGACCTGGTCGTGGCTCCCTGGGGACAGCACGGCGTCAAGATCGACGGCCGCCTGCGCGCCGATCTCGTCCAGGCGTGCGTCATCACGCTGCAGCCGGTGCCGTCGCATATGGACCACCGCTTTTCGCTGAGCTTCCTTCCCGCCGACGCGATCGCCGCCGACCCGAAGACCGTGGCCGAGGCGGAAGTGATCGTCGTCTATGACGAGGAGGATCCGCCGGAGCCGCTGGAGGACAACACGATCGATTTCGGGGCGATCCTGACCGAGCAGTTCGCGCTGGCCCTCGATCCCTATCCGCGTGCGCCGGGCGCGACCCTTTCCGGCGGTGAAGAGCCCGTTGATAACGCGGACTCGCCATTTGCGGCGCTTTCTAAACTGCGCGACAAATGATAGCGAAGGGCCATGAATCGGCCACACCCGCGATAGATGGGTGTTGTCTCACCGGCCGAAACAGTTATTTTCCAGCGCCGTCGTCGCCGGGCCTTCGCTCAGAGCGGCCGCGTCGAACAGGGGCGGAATGGTCCAAGCGATAAAGATAGCGATCGACGCGATGGGCGGCGACAACGGCCCCGCGACAGTGCTCGCGGGCGCCGATATTGCACTCGTCCGTCGTC
Coding sequences within:
- a CDS encoding DUF177 domain-containing protein; amino-acid sequence: MTELSLTRSFDVSHLGNVPQNQHVVAGAAERLAIQREFDLLDLTSFAADLVVAPWGQHGVKIDGRLRADLVQACVITLQPVPSHMDHRFSLSFLPADAIAADPKTVAEAEVIVVYDEEDPPEPLEDNTIDFGAILTEQFALALDPYPRAPGATLSGGEEPVDNADSPFAALSKLRDK
- a CDS encoding ubiquinol-cytochrome C chaperone family protein translates to MFRRLFARNRRNEAIAYSLYGAIVAQAREPVLYTEFAVPDTLDGRFDMVVLHGFLLFHRLKSESEADRQVGQDVFDIFLKDMDGTLREMGVGDISVPKKLKKMAEAFFGRIRAYDEALESGDHAALVDAIARNVFPDGAPEGAAERIADYAESSVRSLSTQTFDSILSGRLHYASLSSSPAAA